In a single window of the Nicotiana tomentosiformis chromosome 8, ASM39032v3, whole genome shotgun sequence genome:
- the LOC138897987 gene encoding uncharacterized protein yields MSTGETPYSLVCGTNAVILVEVMDPSLRYFRESGSQNDDSRRQDLDEVETRRDMAYVRIVAQKQQAERYYNKRAKIMPLKVGDYVLKAKTQASKDPREGKLGTNWDGPYKIMAATSKRSFTLETMEGKRLPNN; encoded by the coding sequence ATGAGCACCGGAGAAACGCCATACTCGTTAGTCTGTGGAACTAATGCAGTAATACTAGTCGAAGTCATGGATCCCAGTCTAAGGTACTTCCGCGAGAGTGGATCCCAGAACGATGACAGTAGAAGACAAGATCTCGACGAGGTCGAGACACGAAGAGATATGGCTTACGTAAGAATTgtcgcccaaaagcaacaagcaGAACGCTACTATAACAAGAGAGCAAAGATCATGCcacttaaagtcggggactatgtgcttaaagccaaaacacaagcaagcaaagacccgCGAGAAGGCAAACTGGGAACAAACTGGGACGGCCCCTACAAAATCATGGCAGCAACAAGCAAAAGGTCATTcacactagaaacaatggaaggaaagcgactaccaaacaactaA